In the Deltaproteobacteria bacterium PRO3 genome, one interval contains:
- a CDS encoding M23 family metallopeptidase, with translation MKKFLSSAVVALVLTASTAAFANIPSYEQDGGMVDFDMDSAPSFFLEDANDMLPDLEAKIPEMMPCAGIITSDFGWRRVSRRRGRMHLGVDIAAPYGSPVLAPADGRVAFVGRKGGYGLTVVIDHGGNLTTLFAHNSEIFVSEGDSVRKGQEISKVGMTGHSTGPHVHYEVRIDGNPVNPSKFL, from the coding sequence ATGAAGAAGTTTCTCTCCTCCGCGGTCGTCGCCTTGGTCCTGACGGCGAGCACGGCCGCCTTCGCCAACATCCCCAGCTACGAGCAAGACGGCGGCATGGTCGATTTCGACATGGACTCAGCCCCTAGTTTCTTCCTGGAAGACGCCAACGACATGCTGCCCGACCTCGAGGCCAAGATCCCCGAGATGATGCCCTGCGCCGGGATCATCACCAGCGATTTCGGCTGGCGGCGGGTCTCGCGGCGCCGTGGCCGCATGCACCTGGGCGTCGACATCGCCGCGCCTTACGGATCACCCGTCCTGGCCCCCGCCGACGGCCGCGTCGCCTTCGTGGGCCGCAAGGGCGGCTACGGGCTGACGGTCGTCATCGATCACGGCGGCAACCTGACCACCCTCTTCGCGCACAATTCCGAGATCTTCGTCTCCGAGGGCGACAGCGTCCGTAAGGGCCAAGAGATATCCAAGGTCGGCATGACCGGCCACAGCACCGGACCCCACGTGCACTACGAGGTGAGGATCGACGGCAATCCCGTCAATCCCAGCAAGTTCCTCTAA